From the genome of Uranotaenia lowii strain MFRU-FL chromosome 1, ASM2978415v1, whole genome shotgun sequence, one region includes:
- the LOC129739714 gene encoding MICOS complex subunit Mic60-like isoform X2, translating to MYRLLLQRAALVNHGTGRKASQLLRNFGTKRAGTSVLPHLQEAGFGKVLVVLSPFLIGGGVVAYAKYDNEFRKYLVSQVPALDPVLKTLLQEENPLEDVTKKLNEISSTISGYTSSVTGFFSSGDEEKKSEKKADIPPVTRSKSSVHVPIPSPPLAKPDPIVEKPATSTIKAPAPKISEPAKAAKPVAAATGASVLKSKAVASTEEVPKSISDLEHQIDVSAATAIKEYGKAVDVLKKYTEEVKKVVDSSADKLDDSAWAHLRNCTVARNTSLSAAEDAAEQARAKIDKLQRLLDGHEIKCSDELKKQTRENIAAYLNHLKKAKEDVFRARQLAGAGEEYWKKVEKARNYFIDEIESLFPGIKLQEKKIDMPKEELDLFIVYAYSRIAMFQKELQKTQIEGEQRLKRALESIRGSDKDEAIKSQLEYELGIQRSELNLRTQKQVFELQESFRKDLRQQLKQQSEAHSDHLADALSQKEVEMKRKFQRELDEKLSTEQEAYKLQLATMLGKLKGMDAALKERAAAEKSAHQAQSLWGACQSLWSSVRNGQPGKSWREQLRPLKDEISAVGRAAEGDELVASVLKGLPEVAKTRGVYPEHALRERFIKVEEVSRRLALIPAEGARLPMYFLSYLQSALIARPDVPISRDELEDKPFDFSKLDTYDILNRARYWLDRGDLVRTVQYMNLLQGASRKAALEWLNEARLLLETQQATSTLMAHAASSGIRFL from the exons ATGTATAGATTGCTACTGCAGCGAGCAGCTCTGGTGAACCATGGAACGGGG AGGAAAGCTTCTCAGCTGCTCCGGAACTTCGGTACCAAGCGTGCAGGAACCAGCGTTTTGCCACATTTGCAGGAGGCCGGTTTTGGAAAGGTCCTTGTGGTCCTGTCACCCTTCCTAATTGGCGGCGGTGTGGTGGCTTACGCTAA ATACGATAATGAATTTCGAAAGTATCTAGTATCGCAAGTTCCTGCTTTGGATCCAGTGCTTAAAACCTTGCTGCAGGAAGAAAACCCACTAGAAGATGTAACGAAAAAGTTGAACGAAATATCCAGCACCATCAGTGGCTATACTTCCAGCGTAACCGGATTTTTCAGCAGTGGCGATGAGGAGAAAAAGTCGGAGAAGA aGGCCGATATACCACCCGTGACCCGATCCAAATCATCGGTTCATGTGCCCATTCCATCTCCACCGCTCGCGAAACCTGACCCAATTGTTGAAAAACCAGCTACTTCAACCATTAAGGCACCAGCCCCTAAAATAAGTGAACCAGCAAAGGCGGCTAAACCAGTTGCAGCTGCTACCGGTGCCAGTGTGTTGAAATCCAAGGCCGTTGCTTCGACCGAAGAGGTACCGAAATCGATCTCGGATCTAGAGCATCAAATCGATGTATCGGCAGCTACAGCTATTAAGGAGTACGGAAAAGCTGTAGATGTATTGAAAAAGTATACCGAAGAGGTGAAAAAAGTGGTGGATAGTTCAGCCGATAAACTGGACGATTCCGCGTGGGCCCACCTACGCAATTGCACTGTTGCTAGAAATACATCGTTGTCAGCGGCAGAAGACGCAGCTGAACAAGCCCGGGCAAAGATTGATAAATTACAACGTCTGTTGGACGGTCACGAAATCAAGTGCTCTGATGAGCTGAAGAAACAAACTCGCGAAAATATTGCAGCTTATTTGAATCACTTGAAGAAAGCCAAGGAAGACGTTTTCAGAGCTCGGCAGTTGGCTGGTGCTGGAGAAGAGTACTGGAAAAAGGTGGAGAAAGCCAGAAATTACTTTATCGATGAAATCGAGTCACTATTCCCGGGAATCAAGCTGCAGGAAAAGAAAATTGATATGCCGAAAGAGGAACTGGACCTGTTCATCGTTTATGCTTACAGCCGAATAGCGATGTTCCAGAAGGAGCTTCAAAAAACGCAAATCGAAGGCGAACAACGGCTGAAAAGGGCTCTAGAATCTATTAGAGGTTCGGATAAAGATGAAGCTATCAAATCTCAGCTAGAGTATGAACTCGGAATACAACGATCTGAGCTCAATCTACGTACCCAAAAGCAG GTTTTCGAGTTGCAAGAATCTTTCAGAAAAGACTTGCGCCAGCAGTTGAAGCAACAATCGGAAGCTCACTCGGACCATCTGGCCGATGCGTTGTCTCAAAAGGAAGTCGAAATGAAGCGCAAATTCCAGCGAGAATTGGACGAAAAACTTTCAACTGAGCAGGAAGCTTACAAGCTACAGCTCGCAACAATGCTGGGCAAACTGAAGGGCATGGATGCTGCTCTGAAGG AGCGTGCGGCTGCAGAGAAAAGTGCCCACCAGGCTCAATCGTTGTGGGGTGCCTGCCAATCGTTGTGGTCATCGGTTCGCAACGGACAGCCTGGCAAATCGTGGCGAGAACAGCTCCGACCGCTGAAGGATGAAATCAGTGCCGTAGGTCGGGCTGCCGAAGGTGACGAATTGGTTGCGAGCGTACTGAAGGGCCTTCCAGAGGTGGCCAAAACTCGTGGTGTCTATCCGGAGCATGCCTTGCGTGAACGTTTCATCAAGGTGGAGGAGGTGTCTAGACGCTTGGCGCTCATTCCTGCCGAAGGTGCTCGGCTGCCGATGTATTTCTTGTCGTATCTGCAATCGGCTCTGATAGCCCGTCCCGATGTTCCCATTTCTCGAGACGAGTTGGAAGATAAGCCGTTTGATTTCAGCAAGTTGGACACCTATGATATCCTGAATCGCGCTCGCTACTGGCTGGATCGAGGAGATCTCGTGCGCACAGTCCAGTATATGAACCTCCTACAGGGCGCCTCTCGTAAGGCTGCACTCGAGTGGTTGAACGAAGCCAGACTGCTGCTGGAAACACAACAAGCCACCAGTACGTTAATGGCTCACGCGGCGTCTAGTGGCATTAGATTCCTGTAG
- the LOC129739714 gene encoding MICOS complex subunit Mic60-like isoform X1, which yields MYRLLLQRAALVNHGTGRKASQLLRNFGTKRAGTSVLPHLQEAGFGKVLVVLSPFLIGGGVVAYAKYDNEFRKYLVSQVPALDPVLKTLLQEENPLEDVTKKLNEISSTISGYTSSVTGFFSSGDEEKKSEKKADIPPVTRSKSSVHVPIPSPPLAKPDPIVEKPATSTIKAPAPKISEPAKAAKPVAAATGASVLKSKAVASTEEVPKSISDLEHQIDVSAATAIKEYGKAVDVLKKYTEEVKKVVDSSADKLDDSAWAHLRNCTVARNTSLSAAEDAAEQARAKIDKLQRLLDGHEIKCSDELKKQTRENIAAYLNHLKKAKEDVFRARQLAGAGEEYWKKVEKARNYFIDEIESLFPGIKLQEKKIDMPKEELDLFIVYAYSRIAMFQKELQKTQIEGEQRLKRALESIRGSDKDEAIKSQLEYELGIQRSELNLRTQKQVFELQESFRKDLRQQLKQQSEAHSDHLADALSQKEVEMKRKFQRELDEKLSTEQEAYKLQLATMLGKLKGMDAALKDIDDEMKERAAAEKSAHQAQSLWGACQSLWSSVRNGQPGKSWREQLRPLKDEISAVGRAAEGDELVASVLKGLPEVAKTRGVYPEHALRERFIKVEEVSRRLALIPAEGARLPMYFLSYLQSALIARPDVPISRDELEDKPFDFSKLDTYDILNRARYWLDRGDLVRTVQYMNLLQGASRKAALEWLNEARLLLETQQATSTLMAHAASSGIRFL from the exons ATGTATAGATTGCTACTGCAGCGAGCAGCTCTGGTGAACCATGGAACGGGG AGGAAAGCTTCTCAGCTGCTCCGGAACTTCGGTACCAAGCGTGCAGGAACCAGCGTTTTGCCACATTTGCAGGAGGCCGGTTTTGGAAAGGTCCTTGTGGTCCTGTCACCCTTCCTAATTGGCGGCGGTGTGGTGGCTTACGCTAA ATACGATAATGAATTTCGAAAGTATCTAGTATCGCAAGTTCCTGCTTTGGATCCAGTGCTTAAAACCTTGCTGCAGGAAGAAAACCCACTAGAAGATGTAACGAAAAAGTTGAACGAAATATCCAGCACCATCAGTGGCTATACTTCCAGCGTAACCGGATTTTTCAGCAGTGGCGATGAGGAGAAAAAGTCGGAGAAGA aGGCCGATATACCACCCGTGACCCGATCCAAATCATCGGTTCATGTGCCCATTCCATCTCCACCGCTCGCGAAACCTGACCCAATTGTTGAAAAACCAGCTACTTCAACCATTAAGGCACCAGCCCCTAAAATAAGTGAACCAGCAAAGGCGGCTAAACCAGTTGCAGCTGCTACCGGTGCCAGTGTGTTGAAATCCAAGGCCGTTGCTTCGACCGAAGAGGTACCGAAATCGATCTCGGATCTAGAGCATCAAATCGATGTATCGGCAGCTACAGCTATTAAGGAGTACGGAAAAGCTGTAGATGTATTGAAAAAGTATACCGAAGAGGTGAAAAAAGTGGTGGATAGTTCAGCCGATAAACTGGACGATTCCGCGTGGGCCCACCTACGCAATTGCACTGTTGCTAGAAATACATCGTTGTCAGCGGCAGAAGACGCAGCTGAACAAGCCCGGGCAAAGATTGATAAATTACAACGTCTGTTGGACGGTCACGAAATCAAGTGCTCTGATGAGCTGAAGAAACAAACTCGCGAAAATATTGCAGCTTATTTGAATCACTTGAAGAAAGCCAAGGAAGACGTTTTCAGAGCTCGGCAGTTGGCTGGTGCTGGAGAAGAGTACTGGAAAAAGGTGGAGAAAGCCAGAAATTACTTTATCGATGAAATCGAGTCACTATTCCCGGGAATCAAGCTGCAGGAAAAGAAAATTGATATGCCGAAAGAGGAACTGGACCTGTTCATCGTTTATGCTTACAGCCGAATAGCGATGTTCCAGAAGGAGCTTCAAAAAACGCAAATCGAAGGCGAACAACGGCTGAAAAGGGCTCTAGAATCTATTAGAGGTTCGGATAAAGATGAAGCTATCAAATCTCAGCTAGAGTATGAACTCGGAATACAACGATCTGAGCTCAATCTACGTACCCAAAAGCAG GTTTTCGAGTTGCAAGAATCTTTCAGAAAAGACTTGCGCCAGCAGTTGAAGCAACAATCGGAAGCTCACTCGGACCATCTGGCCGATGCGTTGTCTCAAAAGGAAGTCGAAATGAAGCGCAAATTCCAGCGAGAATTGGACGAAAAACTTTCAACTGAGCAGGAAGCTTACAAGCTACAGCTCGCAACAATGCTGGGCAAACTGAAGGGCATGGATGCTGCTCTGAAGG ACATCGATGACGAAATGAAAG AGCGTGCGGCTGCAGAGAAAAGTGCCCACCAGGCTCAATCGTTGTGGGGTGCCTGCCAATCGTTGTGGTCATCGGTTCGCAACGGACAGCCTGGCAAATCGTGGCGAGAACAGCTCCGACCGCTGAAGGATGAAATCAGTGCCGTAGGTCGGGCTGCCGAAGGTGACGAATTGGTTGCGAGCGTACTGAAGGGCCTTCCAGAGGTGGCCAAAACTCGTGGTGTCTATCCGGAGCATGCCTTGCGTGAACGTTTCATCAAGGTGGAGGAGGTGTCTAGACGCTTGGCGCTCATTCCTGCCGAAGGTGCTCGGCTGCCGATGTATTTCTTGTCGTATCTGCAATCGGCTCTGATAGCCCGTCCCGATGTTCCCATTTCTCGAGACGAGTTGGAAGATAAGCCGTTTGATTTCAGCAAGTTGGACACCTATGATATCCTGAATCGCGCTCGCTACTGGCTGGATCGAGGAGATCTCGTGCGCACAGTCCAGTATATGAACCTCCTACAGGGCGCCTCTCGTAAGGCTGCACTCGAGTGGTTGAACGAAGCCAGACTGCTGCTGGAAACACAACAAGCCACCAGTACGTTAATGGCTCACGCGGCGTCTAGTGGCATTAGATTCCTGTAG
- the LOC129739715 gene encoding uncharacterized protein LOC129739715: MEAAAARTQGDGMENEALAPLVSSSGTGVNQRPKQFGATHVNQPLKLPTDFELERLLPHSGSNPVYRPTELVTATNASLPPTIPKGKIFNLVPKLANSGRTASSASGGSSGLKSREPRFVPFEPYKGAVNPILPYRNNENRVKVNNRNNLDLNVLVSQMSTITSKELKGDETAAKREFDAEKQKFEKQIDELKKERDYYQSQLKFQAQVNSELKNLLVAAVGEDLQTKVNVLTEDKLHLARKLLNSAENLSSHTEQIEFLAGQSEVWRSKFLASSLMVEELARWKTSLLQKNTLLLAANKDMLETTSKIREMQADILHNLKFLSNQKDLSLKSADVLDLTAESLNISQQLVLAHSAMGMPEPLNLAGLETTCPAEKLAIQALQNSNEPLMSTDEAFRAIVGQAFPSMNSIKQQMLEEQRQLSGEFVLVENCAPSEYDA; encoded by the exons ATGGAAGCAG CCGCAGCCAGAACCCAGGGCGATGGTATGGAAAATGAAGCCCTTGCACCGTTGGTTTCGTCTTCTGGGACCGGAGTCAATCAACGACCAAAGCAATTTGGTGCAACGCACGTAAACCAACCACTGAAACTTCCGACCGATTTCGAACTAGAACGATTGCTACCTCACTCGGGCTCAAATCCAGTTTACCGGCCAACTGAGTTGGTGACCGCGACCAATGCTTCCCTGCCCCCTACCATTCCCAAAGGAAAGATTTTCAACCTAGTACCGAAGCTGGCAAATTCGGGACGAACCGCTTCTTCGGCCAGTGGAGGTTCAAGTGGATTGAAAAGTAGAGAACCACGATTTGTTCCTTTCGAGCCGTACAAGGGAGCCGTTAATCCGATCCTGCCCTACCGGAACAACGAAAATCGGGTTAAa GTTAATAATAGAAACAACTTGGATTTGAACGTGCTGGTATCTCAAATGTCCACTATAACAAGCAAGGAACTGAAGGGTGATGAAACCGCAGCTAAACGGGAATTCGATGCAGAGAAGCAAAAGTTCGAGAAACAGATCGACGAGCTGAAGAAAGAACGCGATTACTATCAAAGTCAGCTTAAATTTCAGGCTCAAGTTAATTCGGAATTGAAAAACCTTCTGGTAGCTGCCGTTGGTGAAGATCTTCAAACGAAGGTCAACGTCCTTACGGAAGACAAATTACacttggccagaaagctgctgAATTCTGCTGAAAATTTGTCCTCCCACACAGAACAGATCGAGTTTCTTGCCGGTCAGAGTGAAGTTTGGCGAAGTAAATTTCTGGCCAGTAGCCTGATGGTGGAGGAACTTGCACGATGGAAAACTAGTTTGCTGCAGAAAAATACCTTACTACTAGCTGCCAACAAAGATATGCTAGAAACAACATCCAAAATACGCGAAATGCAGGCTGACATCTTGCACAATCTAAAATTTTTGTCCAATCAAAAAGATTTATCGCTGAAATCAGCCGATGTGCTTGACCTCACTGCTGAGAGTCTGAACATATCACAGCAACTGGTACTAGCTCACTCGGCAATGGGAATGCCGGAACCTCTGAACCTAGCCGGTCTGGAAACAACCTGTCCCGCGGAAAAACTCGCCATCCAAGCACTACAAAACTCCAACGAACCGCTGATGAGCACCGACGAAGCATTCCGTGCTATCGTGGGCCAAGCTTTCCCTTCGATGAACTCCATCAAGCAACAGATGTTAGAGGAACAGCGCCAGTTGTCTGGTGAGTTTGTGCTCGTCGAAAATTGCGCACCATCCGAATACGATGCTTAG
- the LOC129744890 gene encoding TELO2-interacting protein 1 homolog codes for MESLAEIFSNLKPQFEKVIKNPNLSDINQLHDYLRRIDAASLQILQNVFLQQLVILVDSVPGENKNELKTALMDCVCTILEKTKLRQAVAMKTTVVVLVKQIYDPQSGQLIANLSEEFKLGVVRGLTLATRNVQSELIEQIYVKDNLNLISQVLFVCVSVLANERYRKLRFAAIECILSTMQIHDGFDSDDPVLRCQVAELLFIVLPKLLSALIQVINGDEKQGRALLCMAIKTLGRVLCLIFEDYDRQDANEYASTEDFLRLCRESNTDGSGDTGNILGMGLKNPKAREDYFNSTKRNLQWLLEAEKKVAKVLETIYHLRGAEEELVRLQYARMNIELYGKCVRNMPTCSITFLESLLALSQDDSSKVSTSARAVYENSDSSTKIPRFGLTRMDELLFVGLKAAPRTIYRGVESEQISHFRLLAGYISFLTDRQLVVLLSDQEVLNQLIMVLVAGVELDHPEELVRREYVSYRFDYVKKVENINENLESRWFVLKNFHSSSRAQKSFLRIIQNSQDRPETLAVILNYIMEDLFSTRLNTNGYLYLLSEMIPKSCANESLLGIFRTVLEEILQSYHWDLELEESAESVNDLKFNCLHICLCLRIVCRLGNLFRWDYRWQLYDVLKYALPLTRTTLHSISQAAEQTLASIASDLKLESIQQLIFEHLDYISQHTNRCLKRSESFSSGVRLLEAVLRFVPYESSAVLESTISPIVMNILDDHDQRAGDGRILCLRVLQIFIRAIRYRFRREASSEQQLDEEESKAREKLQQRIAQLKEELTNKLPPEGATIEEVTEEQDSESNPPVDDMETDFEPYQSEEEKLPPHIRITIKILEVNFKYLSSTVQEERIVALSTLDEGINLLAHHENQLLPLVHQIWFNFAERFADSSPVVLGYAFDLLITLARLAKDFIRKRTLDDVLPRLSEFMKQNLTADFSALQTYKLQRKILVQAPALVVSLRLNERQLDQVLEVGKLYLDRSERKELQHLAKGFFDQLARYDPAAVFVKLNSSRSVQ; via the exons ATGGAATCTTTAGCGGAAATTTTCTCCAACCTAAAGCCCCAGtttgaaaaagtgatcaaaaacCCAAACCTTTCCGATATCAACCAACTACATGACTACTTACGGCGAATCGACGCAGCCAGTCTACAGATTCTGCAAAATGTTTTCTTGCAACAACTGGTTATCTTGGTGGATTCGGTTCCTGGAGA GAACAAGAACGAACTAAAAACTGCCCTTATGGATTGCGTTTGTACCATACTGGAAAAAACCAAATTGCGCCAAGCGGTGGCCATGAAGACGACGGTTGTGGTCTTGGTAAAGCAAATCTACGACCCTCAGAGCGGACAGCTGATCGCCAACCTCTCCGAAGAGTTCAAGCTAGGCGTGGTGCGTGGTCTTACGCTGGCCACCCGAAACGTACAATCAGAGCTGATCGAACAGATCTACGTCAAGGATAATCTGAATTTGATCTCGCAG GTTCTCTTTGTCTGCGTTAGTGTCCTAGCGAATGAACGCTACCGGAAACTGCGTTTCGCTGCCATCGAATGCATTTTGAGTACAATGCAGATCCACGATGGGTTCGATTCCGACGATCCCGTATTACGCTGTCAAGTGGCTGAGTTGCTGTTTATAGTTTTACCCAAGCTTCTGTCGGCACTGATCCAGGTCATCAACGGAGACGAAAAGCAAGGTCGAGCATTGCTATGCATGGCCATTAAAACCTTGGGTCGAGTTTTGTGTTTGATATTCGAGGATTATGATCGGCAAGATGCGAACGAATATGCTAGTACAGAAGATTTCTTGCGACTTTGCCGGGAATCTAACACAGATGGGTCAGGCGATACCGGTAATATCCTTGGAATGGGTCTCAAGAACCCCAAAGCTAGGGAGGACTATTTCAACAGCACTAAacgaaacctacaatggttgctAGAGGCGGAGAAAAAGGTGGCCAAAGTATTGGAAACTATTTATCATTTACGAGGCGCAGAGGAAGAATTGGTGAGGCTGCAATACGCACGAATGAATATCGAGCTGTACGGAAAGTGTGTTCGAAATATGCCCACATGTTCGATCACGTTCTTAGAATCTCTTTTGGCTCTTAGTCAGGACGACTCTTCTAAGGTGAGTACGTCAGCCAGAGCTGTTTACGAGAATTCTGATTCAAGTACCAAAATTCCACGGTTTGGTTTAACGCGAATGGACGAATTGTTATTTGTTGGTTTAAAAGCTGCTCCCAGAACAATATATAGAGGTGTCGAATCCGAACAGATTTCTCATTTCCGTCTGCTGGCTGGGTACATTAGCTTCCTAACCGATCGACAGCTAGTAGTTTTATTATCCGACCAAGAAGTTTTGAATCAGTTGATAATGGTACTGGTTGCAGGAGTGGAGTTAGACCATCCTGAAGAGTTGGTCCGTAGAGAGTACGTTTCTTATCGTTTCGATTATgtgaagaaagttgaaaatattaacGAAAATCTAGAGTCTCGttggtttgttttgaaaaattttcacagttCGTCGAGAGCACAGAAAAGTTTCCTTCGAATAATTCAGAATTCTCAGGATAGACCGGAAACCCTAGCAGTTATATTAAACTATATAATGGAAGACTTGTTTAGCACTCGTTTAAATACAAATGGATATTTGTATTTGTTATCTGAGATGATTCCGAAAAGTTGTGCTAACGAATCACTTTTGGGCATTTTTCGAACAGTATTGGAAGAAATTCTTCAGTCCTACCACTGGGATTTGGAGTTGGAGGAATCAGCCGAAAGTGTGaacgatttaaaattcaattgctTACATATTTGCTTATGCTTGAGAATAGTCTGCCGCCTAGGAAATCTTTTTCGATGGGACTATCGATGGCAATTGTATGATGTTTTGAAGTACGCACTTCCTTTAACAAGAACTACTTTACATAGCATCAGCCAAGCAGCAGAGCAGACGTTGGCTTCAATTGCTAGTGACTTGAAATTGGAATCGATTCAGCAGCTGATATTCGAGCATCTAGATTATATTTCACAGCATACAAACCGTTGCCTAAAACGTTCGGAATCATTTTCAAGCGGAGTACGCCTTCTAGAAGCAGTCCTCCGATTTGTTCCTTATGAATCATCGGCTGTGTTAGAGTCTACTATCAGTCCAATAGTAATGAATATTTTGGACGACCATGATCAACGAGCTGGGGACGGGAGAATTCTCTGTCTTCGagtgttgcaaatttttatacgTGCCATTCGATATCGCTTTCGACGAGAAGCGTCCTCAGAACAACAACTCGATGAAGAAGAGTCCAAAGCACGAGAAAAACTCCAACAACGGATAGCTCAACTAAAGGAAGAATTAACTAATAAGCTACCCCCAGAAGGAGCTACCATAGAAGAAGTTACCGAAGAACAAGACTCAGAATCAAACCCACCCGTTGATGACATGGAAACCGACTTTGAACCTTATCAAAGCGAGGAAGAAAAATTGCCTCCCCATATTCGGATAACCATAAAGATTTTGGAAGTTAACTTTAAGTACCTTTCTTCTACTGTCCAAGAAGAACGAATCGTGGCACTGTCAACATTAGATGAAGGAATAAACCTTCTCGCACATCACGAAAACCAGCTGCTTCCCCTGGTacatcaaatttggttcaactTTGCCGAAAGATTTGCTGATTCTAGTCCAGTAGTGCTGGGATATGCTTTCGATCTGTTGATTACACTCGCCCGTCTAGCTAAGGATTTTATCCGAAAACGCACGCTGGACGATGTCCTTCCACGACTTAGCGAGTTTATGAAGCAAAACCTGACCGCAGATTTCAGCGCCCTGCAAACCTATAAATTGCAGCGGAAAATTCTCGTCCAAGCACCGGCACTGGTTGTTTCCCTTCGGCTAAACGAACGGCAACTAGATCAGGTTTTGGAGGTGGGTAAGCTCTATCTGGACCGTTCCGAGCGTAAGGAGTTGCAGCACCTGGCCAAAGGCTTTTTCGATCAACTTGCACGTTACGATCCGGCTGCTGTCTTTGTTAAATTAAATAGCTCAAGAAgtgttcaataa